In Lotus japonicus ecotype B-129 chromosome 5, LjGifu_v1.2, one genomic interval encodes:
- the LOC130719181 gene encoding uncharacterized protein LOC130719181: MARFSKMVVQLEEDNPDVCLASFKNGLRARDLNRDLTRQPARDMMDLRARVQEFILIEQDDQKKQEREEGRKHAQPGGVSQEKPKAGKETRIAQTPRIPRPGPYQNSKPGFQNTWHRNPQGTTTASAGQHGASPTPVPLTKLNAPLSTILKAFGQTNVVQYPPPPRRPPTNVDTNRWCEYHKTLGHTTDNCWNLRREIDRLIKAGHLANFVKEAATPEATKVTQGDKGKGKEIVEELGDPVGECSSIAGGFGGGTISSKARKRYVAAVHSVHEAYEGECWLNHSPIIFTPQDFAHVIPHDNDPIVVTIRVNNYMTKKVFLDQGSSVDIIHEDVFDRLGLKESDLKPYKGTLVGFTGHHVNVRGYVEIPTAFGEGEFVKKFQVKYLVLACRANYNVLLGWDTFNKLCAVISTAHLTIKYPACNGKIGVLRVDQNAARECYLRSVALYGRKAAKESHRITEIFPQ; this comes from the coding sequence ATGGCGCGCTTCAGTAAGATGGTTGTTCAACTGGAGGAGGACAACCCGGATGTATGCctggcgtctttcaaaaatggccttaggGCGAGAGATTTGAATCGAGATTTAACAAGACAACCAGCGAGggacatgatggatcttcgcgctcgcgTTCAGGAATTCATCTTAATTGAGCAAGACGATCAGAAAAAGCAAGAAAGGGAGGAGGGGCGAAAACACGCCCAGCCCGGGGGAGTTTCGCAGGAAAAACCCAAGGCTGGAAAGGAAACAAGGATAGCTCAAACTCCACGTATACCAAGGCCTGgtccatatcaaaactccaaacccggATTCCAAAATACATGGCATAGAAATCCCCAAGGTACCACTACAGCCTCGGCTGGTCAACATGGTGCCTCGCCAACTCCAGTTCCACTTACTAAACTGAATGCCCCCCTAAGCACCATATTGAAAGCATTTGGACAGACAAATGTTGTGCAATATCCGCCGCCGCCTCGGCGACCACCAACTAATGTGGATACAAACagatggtgtgagtaccacaaaaCGTTGGGGCACAccacagataattgttggaacttgcGGCGGGAGATTGATCGGCTAATCAAGGCTGGCCATCTGGCAAATTTTGTTAAAGAGGCAGCAACACCGGAGGCCACTAAGGtaactcaaggggacaaaggaaaaggaaaggagatAGTAGAGGAATTGGGCGaccctgttggggaatgctcatccatTGCAGGGGGATTTGGAGGGGGCACGATTTCTAGCAAGGCCAGAAAGCgttatgtggcggcagtacattCCGTGCACGAAGCATACGAGGGCGAATGTTGGTTGAATCACTCTCCAattatattcacccctcaggattttgcacATGTAATTCCTCATGACAACGACCCGATTGTtgtaacaatcagggttaacaactACATGACaaaaaaagtgtttttagaTCAGGGATCTTCGGTGGACATCATTCATGAAGATgtctttgatcgcctggggttaaaggagtcagatttgaaaccatataAAGGAACCCTGGTGGGATTTACAGGGCATCACGTCAAtgtgcggggatacgtggaAATACCAACAGCCTTTGGTGAAGGAGAGTTcgtcaagaaatttcaagtgaagtatctagtattggcgtgtagagctaATTACAACGTACTTTTGGGGTGGGACACTTTTAACAAGTTATGCGCTGTAATTTCAACCGCTCATTTAACTATCAAATACCCAGCCTGCAATGGGAAGATCGGGGTCCTTCGCGTGGATCAGAATGCGGCGAGAGAATGTTAcctaagaagtgtggcgctctatgggcgaaaaGCCGCCAAGGAAAGCCACCGTATCACGGAAATTTTTCCACAATAA